A stretch of the Metopolophium dirhodum isolate CAU chromosome 8, ASM1992520v1, whole genome shotgun sequence genome encodes the following:
- the LOC132950965 gene encoding 52 kDa repressor of the inhibitor of the protein kinase-like, with amino-acid sequence MRNNPSISIENQLDTARSKQVNENRINILPIIEVIILCGRQELAIRGHRDFGKINVETMQTTNEGNFRELLRYRARGDLKLKTFLEGPGERNKYISPTSQNAIIDCCNTVILNKIVAKINKAKCFTVLADETADVSGIEQVSLCAKYVDIDELVVREDFLQFVPTNDLTGKGLATLIIENLKAFGIELKYLRGQGYDGAAAMSGQFNGVRSHISQLYPMATYVHCTAHTLNLAVSKSCTIQPIRNCLGTIGKSRDFFVYPKRKNILSQAIEDFNGTINAKTLKRNCATRWIERFHSVHDFIELLECVVDSLDTISSWADGDTSSQANNLKNSILQGEFIISLLVLSKIFAVGLPLSKQFQSVAIDLREAMILANATLSELKTIRSNIDEYFHEIYTKASVLAQELCFSISLPRIARKQKNRDNYSVNTPEEYFKITIFIPYLELFINEIESRFIEHQKTLKGFQNLFPKTSEMTTLEKDEFISLIDFYNDDLADNNKDILVSELKLWRRKILALDKQPTNAMDALVICNNMYPNIYKLLQILATLPVSTASSERSFSSLKRIKTYLRNTMSEKRLNGLAMLSIHRSISVDAKEVLDELSINKRRVDFIL; translated from the exons atgagaaATAATCCAAGTATATCCATTGAAAATCAATTAGATACAGCCCGTAGTAAACAAGTAAATGAAaacagaataaatattttacctataattgaagttattattttatgtggtcGTCAAGAGCTTGCAATACGAGGACATAGAGATTTTGGTAAAATCAATGTAGAAACAATGCAAACTACAAATGAAGGAAACTTTAGGGAACTATTGCGGTATAGAGCTCGTGGTGATCTAAAGCTTAAAACATTTCTTGAAGGTCCAGGTgaacgaaataaatatattagtccTACTAGCCAAAATGCTATTATTGATTGTTGCAACAcggtaatacttaataaaattgtagctaaaataaataaagcaaAGTGTTTCACTGTCCTTGCTGACGAAACCGCCGATGTATCTGGTATAGAGCAAGTGTCTTTATGTgctaaatatgttgatatagaTGAATTAGTTGTCAGAGAAGATTTTTTGCAATTTGTTCCTACAAACGATTTAACTGGCAAAGGCTTAGCAACtcttattattgaaaatttaaaggcGTTCGGGATAGAACTTAAGTATTTACGTGGACAGGGGTACGATGGGGCTGCAGCTATGTCTGGACAATTTAATGGTGTTAGGTCACATATTTCTCAATTGTATCCGATGGCAACTTATGTTCACTGTACAGCACACACCCTTAACTTGGCAGTATCTAAATCTTGTACAATACAACCAATTAGAAACTGCTTGGGTACGATTGGAAAATCACGAGATTTCTTTGTATACCCCAaacgaaaaaatatactttCACAAGCAATCGAAGACTTTAATGGAACAATTAatgcaaaaacattaaaacgcaACTGTGCTACAAGATGGATcgaacgttttcattcagttcACGATTTTATCGAACTTTTGGAATGTGTCGTTGATTCCTTAGACACTATTAGTAGTTGGGCCGATGGTGATACCTCAAGTCaagcaaataatttaaaaaattcaatctTACAAGGAGAGTTTATCATATCACTTTTGGTTTTATCGAAAATATTTGCAGTTGGATTGCCACTATCTAAACAATTCCAAAGCGTTGCCATTGATTTAAGAGAAGCTATGATATTAGCTAATGCGACACTGTctgaattaaaaacaattcgAAGTAACATTGatgaatattttcatgaaaTCTATACAAAAGCATCTGTTCTAGCTCAGGAGTTGTGTTTTTCAATATCATTACCTCGAATTGCacgtaaacaaaaaaacagagATAACTATTCAGTGAACACGCctgaagaatattttaaaataacaatattcataCCTTATTTAGAATTGTTTATTAACGAAATTGAATCGAGATTTATTGAACATCAGAAAACATTAAAAGGATTTCAAAACTTATTTCCAAAAACGTCAGAAATGACAACACTTGAAAAAGATGAATTTATTAGTttgatagatttttataatgatGATTTGGCAGATAACAATAAAGATATTTTGGTATCTGAGTTAAAACTTTGGCGACGTAAAATACTTGCACTAGATAAACAACCTACAAATGCTATGGATGCTTTAGTTATCTGCAATAACATGTAtccaaatatatacaaattactacAAATTTTAGCAACACTACCTGTTTCAACAGCTTCATCCGAAAGATCTTTTTCATCATTAAAGAGAATTAAGACGTACCTAAGGAATACAATGTCagag aaaagatTAAATGGTTTGGCAATGCTCTCCATTCATCGTTCAATATCAGTAGATGCAAAGGAAGTGTTGGACGAATTATCTATTAACAAACGTCGAgtggattttattttatga